The Streptomyces sp. R28 region TGAGCGCGCGGGGATCGTGCGCGACGAGGTCTTCCACGAGCTGCTGGGGGCCTTCACCGGCACGGGCGGGCGGCGGCTGCGCCTGCTGTGGCCGGTGGATGGCGACTGGCGGCGCGTGACGCTCCAGCGGTACCTGCCGGGTTCCCACCGTCTCACCGGTGCGGTGCTGGTGGTGGAGACACCCACCGAACTCCCCTACGGGCTCAGCCCGCGGGAGCTGGAGGTGCTGACCCGCGCGGCCACAGGCCAGACCAACCAGGCCATCGCGCAGGCGCTGTACCTGGCGCCACGGACCGTGCACACCCACATGGAGCACCTGCTGCGCAAGACCGGCACCGCCTCCCGCGCCGAGGCCACCGCCCTGGCGGTCCGCGACGGTCTGCTGCGCCCGGCTCCGGATCAGGTGGCCCGCTTCGTCGAGCGGTGAGGCGTACCGGGCGGGGCGACGCCGGCGCACAGGTGCCGGGCGGCTTCCTGCGCGCCGGGCCGGGTAGTCCGTCCGTGCGGCGGATCAGCCGACCAGTCGCTCCACGCGCCGCATCACCTCACGGCAGAACGCCCCGACGCCGTCGGGGTCGTCGATGAACTGGTTCGGCTTGACGCAGAAGGTCGTGAAGCCGCTCTCCCACTGCTCGGGAACCGAGGCGAGAGCCGCTCCGAGATCGGCCGGCGAACGGTCGTCGGGGAAGACGGCCTGGGTGCCGCCGATCATCTCCAGGTCGGTGATGTCGCGTCCCGCAGCCGACATCGCGTCCTTCAGCGCCCGCAGGTCGTCGGGTGTGGGCCGGCCGAGCGGATGGAAGCCGTGGCCATGGCGGACGAGCCGCCGCAGCAGCGGGCCGTGCAGTCGCTGCCCGCCGAACCAGAGCCGGGGGCCCTCGGGGCGGTACGCCTTGGGTTCGAAGTAGACATCCTGGAAGGGGTAGTTCGGACCGTCGTGGGAGAGGGGAGACGGCCCCCACGCCTTCGCCCACACCTGCAGGTGCTCGTCGAGCAGCTTTCCGCGCTCGCCGAACGGCACGCCGAGCGCGTCGTACTCGTCCCTGCTCCAGCTCACGGTGGGTTGCACCACCAGCCTCCCCTCGCTGATCAGGTCGAGGGTGCCCAGTTCCCGGGCGAGCAGCAGCGGGTGGCGCAGCGGTGCGAGGACCGCCGCGGCGGCCAGCCGGAGTCGTTCGGTGACTGAGGCGATGGCGGCGAGCAGGAGCAGCGAGTTCGGCCAGGGGGTGTACGGGTCCTGGTTGCCCGGCAGGGCGTAGTCACGGGGGTTGCCCATGATCCCCCGGTCCGCCGCGTCGGGTCCGAGGACGATGTGCTCGCTGACCATGACGGCGTCGAAACCGGCGTCTTCGGCCTCACGGGCCCACCGCACGGCCGTGGGCAGGTCGGCCCGGCCTCCGGTGAGGGTCCAGTTCTCGCTGAGGACGAGCAGCATGCGTGGGGTGGCGGGGGTACTCATGGGGCTCCTCTTCTTCTTCGTACAATTTGGAGCCGAACGAACGGGCCCGGTGGGACACGTGTCCGTTCGGGGAGCAGGCGTTGCCGCGACCAGACGAAGGAGCCGCCCATGCCCGGCCAGCGATCCATCACCGAAGCCGAGAAGCTGGCGGCGGCGAAGCTCGGTGGTTTCCCGATCCGTCGGGAGCAGATGGCCGCTGTGGCGAACATCTACCGGGCAGCCTCCGCGGTCCGGCATCACCTGGAGAACTCCGTCCTGCGCGGCTCGGATCTGACCTGGACGGCGTTCGTCGTGCTGTGGGTGGTCTGGGTGTGGGGCGAGTCGGAGACGCGGTACGTGGCGGACGAGGCCGGCATCTCCAAGGGCACCCTCACGGGGGTCTCCCGCACCCTGGAGTCGCGTGGACTGATCAGGCGGAGCGGGCACCCGACGGACGGACGGCTGGTGTTGCTCAGCCTCACCGAGGAAGGCGAGGAGTTCATGCGCCGGGTGTTCCCGGCGTTCAACGAGGAAGAGGCGTTCGTCACCGCCGGGCTCAGCAACGCGGAGTGCCGCCGTCTCGCGGACGGCCTGCGCAGTGTCGTCATGCAGGTCGAGCAGCACGGCGAGGAGCGGCGCCAGTCGCTGCTGAACGGCGCCGAGCCCGCGCCCCGTCGCAGCGGTCGCCGGTCCAGGAACTGAGGGGGCGTCAGGGCCGCTCCTCGGCGGCCCGTACCAGGGCGTCGAAGAGCCGCTGCTGGGCCGGATCCTCGTGGGCGGTGTCCTCGGGATGCCACTGCACGGCGCTGAACCAGCCGCCGGCGGTGGGCAGTTCGAGCGCTTCAACCGTGCCGTCCGCGGCTCGTGCCGTCGCTCTCAGACCCGCGCCGAGGCGGTCGACGCGCTGGTGGTGGTAGCAGGACGCGTCCACCTTCTCGGCGGCCGTCGCCCGTGCGACCACCGAGCCGGCCTCCAGGGCGACGGGATGCGCGACGTGCCGGTGGTCGCGCCCCGGACCGCCCATGTCCTGTTCCAGGGTGCCGCCGAGAGCGACGTTGACCGCCTGCAGGCCCCGGCAGACGGCGAGCAGGGGCAGGCCGGTCTCCAGCGCGGCCCGTGCCACCGCCAGGTCGAAGGCGTCCTGGACGTCGTCCACGTCGTACACGCTGGCGTGGGTGTCGACGGCGCCGTACGTGTGCGGGGCGAGGTCTCCGCCTCCGGGGAGCAGGACGCCGTCGAAGCGGGCGAGCCGGCCGGCGGTGCCGGTCTGCGCGGGATGAAGACTCACGGGTTCTCCGCCGGCCCGCCACACCGCCTCGATCAGGGCCCGGGCGTTGACCTCGGCGGCGTAGCGCAGTGCGGAGGTGGTGGCGCTGAAACGGGCGGGGATCGCGATGAGCGGGCGCGTCACAGCTGGATCCATGTCGTCTTGAGTTCGGTGTACTTCTCCAGGGCGTGCGCGGACTTGTCGCGGCCGTTGCCCGACTGCTTCATGCCGCCGAAGGGCACGGTGAGGTCGCCCTCCTCGTAGCAGTTGACCCAGACCGTGCCGGCCTTGAGGGCACGCGAGACGCGGTGGGCGGTGGACAGGTCGGAGGTCCACAGGCCGGCGGCGAGGCCGTAGTCGGTGGCGTCGGCCAGCCGGACCGCCTCGTCCAGGTCGTCGAAGGCGAGGACGGAGAGCACCGGACCGAAGATCTCCTCGCGGGCCAGCCTCATGCGGGGGTCCACGTGGTCGAAGACGGTCGGCTCCAGGAAGCTGCCGCCGGTGTCGGTGAGGGTGCGTGAGCCGCCGGTGAGCAGGCGGGCGCCCTCTGCCAGGCCGGTGGCGATGTGGTCCTGGACGCGCCCCAGGTGGTCCTCGCCGACCAGGGCGCCCATCTCGGTGGCCGGGTCGAGAGGGTCGCCGATCCGCAGTTCGCGGGCGCGTCGCACGACGGCCTCGGTGACCTGTTCGGCGATGGAGGAGTGGACGAGGAGGCGCGAGGGCGCGGTGCACATCTCGCCCTGGTTGAAGAAGATGCCCCAGGCTGCGGTGGCGGCGGCCTTCTCCAGGTCGGGGGCGTCGGGCAGGATGATGTTGGGTGACTTGCCCCCCAACTCCAGCCAGACGCGCTTGAGGTTGGAGTCGGCCGCGTAGTGCAGGAAGTGGCGGCCGACGGCGGTGGAGCCGGTGAAGGCCAGGACGTCGACGTCCGGGTGCAGGCCGAGGGCGCGTCCGGCGACCGGACCGTCGCCGTTGATGACGTTGAGCACGCCCGGCGGCAGTCCCGCCTCGGCGGCGACGGCGGCCAGCAGCAGCGCGGACAGCGGTGAGTGCTCCGACGGTTTCAGTACGACGGTGCAGCCGGCGGCCAGGGCGGGGGCGATCTTCCAGCCGGCGAGGGTGAGCGGGAAGTTCCAC contains the following coding sequences:
- a CDS encoding LLM class flavin-dependent oxidoreductase; translated protein: MSTPATPRMLLVLSENWTLTGGRADLPTAVRWAREAEDAGFDAVMVSEHIVLGPDAADRGIMGNPRDYALPGNQDPYTPWPNSLLLLAAIASVTERLRLAAAAVLAPLRHPLLLARELGTLDLISEGRLVVQPTVSWSRDEYDALGVPFGERGKLLDEHLQVWAKAWGPSPLSHDGPNYPFQDVYFEPKAYRPEGPRLWFGGQRLHGPLLRRLVRHGHGFHPLGRPTPDDLRALKDAMSAAGRDITDLEMIGGTQAVFPDDRSPADLGAALASVPEQWESGFTTFCVKPNQFIDDPDGVGAFCREVMRRVERLVG
- a CDS encoding MarR family winged helix-turn-helix transcriptional regulator, which codes for MPGQRSITEAEKLAAAKLGGFPIRREQMAAVANIYRAASAVRHHLENSVLRGSDLTWTAFVVLWVVWVWGESETRYVADEAGISKGTLTGVSRTLESRGLIRRSGHPTDGRLVLLSLTEEGEEFMRRVFPAFNEEEAFVTAGLSNAECRRLADGLRSVVMQVEQHGEERRQSLLNGAEPAPRRSGRRSRN
- a CDS encoding gamma-glutamyl-gamma-aminobutyrate hydrolase family protein, whose protein sequence is MTRPLIAIPARFSATTSALRYAAEVNARALIEAVWRAGGEPVSLHPAQTGTAGRLARFDGVLLPGGGDLAPHTYGAVDTHASVYDVDDVQDAFDLAVARAALETGLPLLAVCRGLQAVNVALGGTLEQDMGGPGRDHRHVAHPVALEAGSVVARATAAEKVDASCYHHQRVDRLGAGLRATARAADGTVEALELPTAGGWFSAVQWHPEDTAHEDPAQQRLFDALVRAAEERP
- a CDS encoding aldehyde dehydrogenase, with translation MPAVTHDEWLRRAKALVLPSAHHIDGAEEAGAGAAFPVVSPRDGQVLTEVADGGAAEIDAAVAAARRAFDSGPWPRLAPADRGRVLVRIADLLQERRADLALAVTLEMGKPITDAHDIELRALINTFRWYGQLSDKLTDESPHTAPDALALVTREPAGVVGAVVPWNFPLTLAGWKIAPALAAGCTVVLKPSEHSPLSALLLAAVAAEAGLPPGVLNVINGDGPVAGRALGLHPDVDVLAFTGSTAVGRHFLHYAADSNLKRVWLELGGKSPNIILPDAPDLEKAAATAAWGIFFNQGEMCTAPSRLLVHSSIAEQVTEAVVRRARELRIGDPLDPATEMGALVGEDHLGRVQDHIATGLAEGARLLTGGSRTLTDTGGSFLEPTVFDHVDPRMRLAREEIFGPVLSVLAFDDLDEAVRLADATDYGLAAGLWTSDLSTAHRVSRALKAGTVWVNCYEEGDLTVPFGGMKQSGNGRDKSAHALEKYTELKTTWIQL